The Phyllopteryx taeniolatus isolate TA_2022b chromosome 13, UOR_Ptae_1.2, whole genome shotgun sequence nucleotide sequence tgactattgtaatggtcttctgactggactccctaaagagagcattaaacagctgcagctgattcaaaatgctgcagctcgggttctgaccagaacaaagaggttagagcatattactccaattctaaagtctttacccTGGCTTCCAGTctgctttagaatagattttaaagttctgctactggtctataaatccctaaatggtttaggttctgaatacattaaagaaatgctaatggaatataaattCAGTCGGGCTTTGAGATCGACACTCAGGttaaatagtggagcacagagtccaaagcaaacatggtgaagcagcatttagccatGATGGTGCacgcaaatggaataagttgccaacagaagtgacatcagccccaagtgtgaatgtttttaagtccacgttaaaaactcttcttttttctaatgctttttagagtatttccactttgaaaggatatttcttgcactgtacgctgttttaattgtacttttatttttttttttctctttgttttaaatgtggcggcacggtgtacgattggttagagcgtctgcctcacagctcttaggacccggattcaatacccggcccctcctgtgtggagtttgcatgttctccccgtgcctgcgtgggttttctccgggcactccggtttcctcccacatcccaaaaacatgcattaattggagactctaaattgcccgtaggcatgactgtgcgtgcgactggttgtttgtttgtatgtgccctgcgattggctggcaaccagttcagggtgtaccccgcctcctgtccgatgacagctgggataggttccagcacgtccgcaaccctagtgaggagaagcggctcagaaaatggatggatggaatgatgtataaacaaacagccattcgcactcacattcccatctacgggcaatttagagtcttcaattaaccgaccatgcatgtttttgggatgaaaccggagtacccggagaaaacccatgcaggcatggggagaacatccaaactccacactggcggggccaggatttgaatcccggtcctcagaactgtggcatatgtgctaaccagtcagacACCTCAGGACAGTCTTAtcggataatcttataagacttaagattgtctggcgtttgcCGTGCTTGGTCGGGAAGCGGCATAACTGGCACAAAAACAAGGCCATTTGTCTTCATGTGTGACAAACTTTTGAATACATAAAACAAcgttgacttttgaacagtttcctcGTCGTCATTTTGGAcgtttttatggaacattcctgtcatgggtgtgtgttccgttttttgtcttccccctgtttcacacacacctgctcctgagagcatcttcaccacctgtgcctcgttcaccctaattaccccttgtatttaacctcgtgtctcattccctctcgtcgccagttcgttgtaccttgtcgtcgcattccagcattccttgctcccacgtcacagactcacagtaagacttgaccctgttccgattatcgacctcgcctttttgcctcatgtttttggatactgttgcctttcttggattgcctgcctgtgtaccgacctatgcccgtgtattaaacctctctttttggaaactgtccatttgttttggagtcgtgcatttttgggtcctatcctctgttccgttcatgaccaTTCCCTTATCTCGGTTGTCATATCAATCGATATTGTCAAAAttatgcacatttgtcatttggttaacatggtatggtatggtggttttccacatggtGTATACTGTGCATATAAtacaacaaacatccatccagccattttgtgagccgcttctcctcatttgggtcgcgggcgtactggagcctatcccagctgtcatcgggcaggaggcggggtacaccctgaactggttgccagccaatcgcagggcacatacaaacaaccattagcactcacattcacacctacaggcaatttagagttgtcaattaacctaccatgcaggtttttgggatgtgggaggaaaccggagtgcccggagaaaacccacgtaggcacgggagaacatgcaaactccacacagccggggattgaaaccccagtcctcagaactgtgaggcagacgctctaaccagtcatgccaccgtgccgccatacaacaaacaattttttaaaattcattacgtgcatttcatcatgttttatcattttattgtctgtgtaaagaaaaaatatgtggTAAATTCACAAATAATATTGtgtttaatccacttttttgttttcgGATCAACATGTAATACACCATGTTGATACATCATTTATTCAAAGTTAATAAAAGTAATCAAATGTCATCAGCTTGATTGCTTTGAAAAAGCAGTTTAAACAGTTACACTCCAATTACATTTTCAGCGgtgtaacttgtaattgtaaccaactatatttccaaagtaatcttcccaacactgcgtGATGCGCAGTTTGTCATTGTGACCATCTGCGAGGTTGCAGCTGCAGCCATCCTTCTCCAGGACTGTAGGCGGCATTGAACAATTCCTTTGGAGTTTCGCTGCTGCAAAGAACGGAAGTGACCTCAAGCAGTCGCCCAGTTCGGCGAACAGCTTACAGCGACCACGATAGGACGTTCTCGCTCGTCATTACAGAAGGCTCACAAATATGTCCGGGCTTCTGCGAACCGTCGCTTGCCGTGCTGCACCCGTCCTGCGGGGACACACTGTTTGTCAGAGGGCAAATGTCTACACTAGACCTGCCAAGGAAAAGATAGGCGCTGTGGTAAGTTCTCTCCAAGCGTGACGTTCCTTGTTAGCATGTAGCCGTTCGCCGTCCTTGACTGACGAGGTCACAACTAGTGTATTTCGAAGGTGATCTACTTTAAGTGTAtcgatatattttattttcagtgtcaCAAAGGAGTCATTTTCGTAcgctatactgtattttgatgtCATCTTATAATCTTGGCATTTTACTTAGAATAACGGTAATACACTTAAAGATGACCCGAGCAACATTCGCTGGTCTGTGTTCCTTAACGACACATTGCCGTGgaattttcaatatttattccaTCCTCATACGTAAATTCCTGTTACTTTACTGGCTATGAACCTTTTGGTAGCACGGCTGTGAGGCTGTTGATGAACGCGGAAGTAACACATATGGTTAAAGCAGTGCTTCTTAAACCCtttacatcaagtaccacctCCAGGAAAACAacatacttggctctccaagcaACACCATAATGGTGAACATGAATgaattatatacacacacacacacacagtgggtatggaaagtattcagacccccttcaatttttcactgaagtatttttttcctcattaatgtacacatagcaccccatagacagaaaaaaactattattgaattttttgcagatttattaaacaagaaaaacagaaatatcacagccatgtgtattcagaccctttgctgtgacactcatatattgaactcgggtgctgtccatttcttctgatcatccttgagatggttctccaccttcattggagtccagctgtgtctgATTATACTGATCGGACTTgtttaggaaagccacacacctgtctatataagaccttacagctcacagtgcatgtcagagcaaatgagaatcatgagctcAAAGCAACTCCCttaagagctcagagacagaattgtggcaatagcacagatctggccaaggtgcggccaaactgagcaattgggggagaagaccctgaacccaattgagcatctctggagagacctgaaaatggctgtccaccaacgttcaccatccaacctgacaactggagaggatctgcaaggaggcaTGGCAgtggatccccaaatccaggggTAAAAActttcattcccaaaaaaactcatggctttattagctcaaaagggtgcttctactaaatactgagcaaagggtctgaatccttatggctgtgtgatatttttttaatttattttttatttaatttttttttaaaatctgaaaaaaaattcaattctgtttttttctgtcaatatggggtgctgtgtgcacattgaggggaaaaaaatgaacttggtattagcaaatggctgcaatataacagtgaaaaattgaagggggtctgaatactttccatacccactgtgtgcgtgtgtgtgtgtatatgtgtgtgtgtgtatatatacgtatatacacatatatacgtatatatacgtatatacacatatatacgtatatacacgtatacgtatatacacatatacacgtatatatacgtatatacacgtatatatacgtatatacacatacacgtgtatatatacgtatatacacatatacacgtgtatatatacgtatatacacgtatacacgtatatatacgtgtatacgtatatatacgtgtatatacgtatatacgtatgtatacgtgtgtatacgtgtatatacgtgtgtatacgtgtatatacgtgtatacgtgtatatacgtgtatatacgtgtgtatacgtgtatacgtgtatatacgtgtatacgtatgtatacgtgtatacgtatgtatacgtgtatacgtatgtatacgtgtatacgtatgtatacgtgtatacgtatgtatacgtgtatacgtatgtatacgtgtatacgtatgtatacgtgtatacgtgtatacgtgtgtatacgtgtatacgtgtgtatacgtgtatacgtgtgtatacgtgtatacgtgtgtatacgtgtatacgtgtgtatacgtgtatacgtgtgtatacgtgtatacgtgtgtatacgtgtatacgtgtgtatacgtgtatacgtgtgtatacgtgtatacgtgtgtatacgtgtatacgtgtatacgtgtgtatacgtgtatacgtgtgtatacgtgtatacgtgtgtatacgtgtatacgtgtgtatacgtgtatacgtgtgtatacgtgtatacgtgtgtatacgtgtatacgtgtgtatacgtgtatacgtgtgtatacgtgtatacgtgtgtatacgtgtatacgtgtgtatacgtgtatacgtatgtatacgtatgtatacgtatgtatacgtatgtatacggatgtatacgtgtatacggatgtatacgtatgtatacgtatgtatacgtgtatacgtatgtatacgtatgtatacgtgtatacgtgtgtatacgtgtatacgtatgtatacgtgtatacgtgtgtatacgtgtatacgtgtgtatacgtgtatacgtgtgtatacgtgtatacgtgtgtatacgtgtatacgtgtgtatacgtatgtatacgtgtgtatacgtatgtatacgtgtgtatacgtatgtatacgtgtatacgtatgtatacgtgtatacgtatgtatacgtgtatacgcgtgtatacgcgtgtatacgcgtgtatacgcgtgtatacgtgtgtatacgcgtgtatacgtgtgtacgcgtgtatacgtgtgtacgcgtgtatacgtgtgtacgcgtgtatacgtgtgtacgcgtgtatacgtgtgtacgcgtgtatacgtgtgtacgcgtgtatacgtgtgtacgcgtgtatacgtgtgtacgcgtgtatacgtgtgtacgcgtgtatacgtgtgtacgcgtgtatacgtgtgtacgcgtgtatacgtgtgtacgcgtgtatacgtgtgtacgcgtgtatacgtgtgtacgtgtatgtatacgtgtgtacgtgtatgtatacgtgtgtacgtgtatgtatacgtgtgtacgtgtatgtatacgtgtgtacgtgtatgtatacgtgtgtacgtgtatgtatacgtgtgtacgtgtatgtatacgtgtgtacgtgtatgtatacgtgtgtacgtgtatgtatacgtgtgtacgtgtatgtatacgtgtgtacgtgtatgtatacgtgtgtacgtgtatgtatacgtgtgtacgtgtatgtatacgtgtgtacgtgtatgtatacgtgtgtacgtgtatgtatacgtgtgtacgtgtatgtatacgtgtgtacgtgtatgtatacgtgtgtacgtgtatacacttatgtatacgtatgtatacgtgtatacgtatgtatacgtgtgtatacgtatgtatacgtgtatacacgtatgtatacgtgtatacacgtatgtatacgtgtatacacgtatgtatacgtgtatacgtgtatacacgtatgtatacgtgtatacacgtatgtatacgtgtatacacgtatgtatacgtgtatacacgtatacacgtatgtatacgtgtatacgtatgtatacgtatgtatacgtatgtatacgtgtatacgtatgtatacgtatgtatacgtgtatacgtatgtatacgtatgtatacgtgtatacgtatgtatacgtatgtatacgtgtatacgt carries:
- the LOC133487787 gene encoding cytochrome c oxidase subunit 8A, mitochondrial-like, which encodes MSGLLRTVACRAAPVLRGHTVCQRANVYTRPAKEKIGAVETLIGLGLFAMAILGPSGWILAHLEDYKKRE